Proteins encoded together in one Oryzias latipes chromosome 11, ASM223467v1 window:
- the LOC101174517 gene encoding macoilin-1: MKRRNADCSKLRRPLKRNRISEGLYSSTFLYLKFLVVWILVLLADFVLEFRFEYLWPFWLFIRSVYDSFRYQGLAFSVFFVCVAFTSDIICLLFIPVQWLFFAASTYVWVQYVWHTERGVCLPTVSLWILFVYIEAAIRFKDLKNFHVDLCRPFAAHCIGYPVVTLGFGFKSYVSYKMRLRRQKEVQKENDFYMQLLQQALPPEQQMLHRQEREAEEAAVAKGSSEIEPTAVSQNGGPPAKKSSSLLLPELEYREKGKDSTTKERDSKKPSLLGINNNNILHALDSSLQEAEYIENYVGAKRLNNELAGENSHADCTTHSIQKDELGVVGKNYKNTSGSGGSNSSPQNHSSANGSLPTGSSANRSEKKQKGAGKGQRDPVENCIPNNQLGKPDALVRLEQDVKRLKTDIQANRQLESELRSQLSSLSSQDRCLRSELGQLRQENELLQNKLHGAVQAKQKDKQAISQLEKRLKVEQEARALAEKQLTEERKRKKMEEATAARAVALAAATRVESTDPLRSRIRELETDCKKLSVDMKLKEERIRDLEGRCQELHKCKENEKDTEVLMSALSAMQEKTQHLENSLSAETRIKLDLFSALGDAKRQLEIAQGQIHQREQEIAELKQKIAEVMAVMPSLSYSSDGGNLSPVTPHYSSKFMDNSPSTLDPNASVYQPLKK; the protein is encoded by the exons ATGAAGCGGCGCAATGCGGACTGCAGCAAACTCCGACGGCCGTTAAAACGGAACCGAATCAGCGAGGGTTTATATAGCAG TACGTTTCTGTACCTGAAGTTCCTGGTCGTGTGGATCTTGGTCTTGCTGGCTGACTTTGTCCTGGAATTCCGGTTCGAGTACCTGTGGCCCTTCTGGCTCTTCATCCGAAGTGTCTACGACTCCTTTCGATATCAGGGGCTG GCCTTCTCAgtcttctttgtgtgtgtggcgTTCACATCAGACATCATCTGCCTCCTCTTCATCCCCGTTCAGTGGCTGTTTTTTGCTGCTAGCACCTACGTTTGGGTGCAGTATGTTTGGCATACAG AGAGAGGAGTCTGTTTACCCACGGTGTCCCTGTGGATCCTGTTTGTTTACATCGAAGCTGCCATCCGCTTTAAAGATCTGAAGAATTTTCACGTGGACCTGTGTCGACCCTTCGCTGCTCACtg CATCGGCTACCCCGTGGTGACTCTGGGATTTGGCTTCAAGAGCTACGTGAGTTACAAGATGCGGCTGCGCAGACAGAAGGAAGTGCAGAAGGAGAACGACTTCTACATGCAGCTGCTCCAGCAGGCGTTACCGCCGGAGCAGCAGATGCTGCACAGACAAGAGCGAGAAGCAGAAGAAG CTGCTGTAGCCAAAGGGAGCTCAGAGATTGAACCCACAGCGGTGTCCCAGAACGGAGGACCGCCTGCAAAGAAAAGCTCTTCCCTCCTGCTCCCAGAACTGGAGTACAGGGAGAAAGGGAAGGACAGTACCACCAAGGAGCGAGACAGCAAAAAACCGAGTCTGCTTGGAATCAATAACAACAATATCCTGCATGCACTGGACTCCAGCCTGCAGGAGGCCGAGTATATTGAGAACTACGTGGGGGCAAAGAGGCTGAACAACGAGCTGGCAGGAGAAAACTCCCACGCGGACTGCACCACTCACTCCATTCAGAAAGACGAATTGGGGGTGGTGGGGAAGAACTACAAAAACACCAGTGGGAGTGGAGGCAGCAACTCGTCTCCACAGAATCACAGCTCTGCAAACGGCAGCCTCCCCACAGGCTCCTCAGCCAATCGCAGTGAGAAGAAGCAGAAGGGGGCGGGGAAAGGCCAGAGGGATCCAGTGGAGAACTGCATCCCCAACAACCAGCTGGGGAAGCCAGACGCCCTGGTGCG GCTGGAGCAGGACGTGAAGCGTCTGAAGACGGATATTCAGGCCAACCGGCAGCTGGAGTCGGAGCTGCGCAGTCAGCTGTCCTCTCTGAGCAGCCAGGACCGCTGCCTCCGTTCTGAACTGGGCCAGCTGCGTCAGGAGAACGAGCTCCTTCAGAACAA GCTCCACGGTGCCGTCCAGGCCAAGCAGAAGGACAAGCAGGCCATCTCCCAGCTGGAAAAGAGGCTGAAGGTGGAGCAGGAGGCCCGAGCTCTGGCCGAGAAGCAGCTGacagaggagaggaagaggaagaagatggaggAGGCCACCGCTGCCAGAGCAGTGGCTTTGGCTGCTGCTACCAG AGTGGAGTCCACGGACCCTCTGCGCAGTCGGATCAGAGAGCTGGAGACGGACTGCAAGAAGCTGAGCGTGGACAtgaagctgaaggaggagcGGATTAGAGACCTGGAAGGGAGGTGTCAG GAGCTGCACAAGTGCAAGGAGAATGAAAAGGATACGGAGGTGTTGATGTCAGCCCTGTCAGCCATGCAGGAGAAGACCCAGCACCTGGAGAACAGCCTCAGTGCCGAGACCAGGATCAAACTGGACCTCTTCTCTGCACTGGGAGACGCCAAGAGGCAGCTGGAGATAGCACAAG GTCAGATCCACCAGAGGGAGCAGGAGATCGCAGAGCTGAAGCAGAAGATCGCAGAGGTGATGGCAGTCATGCCCAGTCTGTCCTACTCGTCAGACGGGGGCAACCTCAGCCCCGTAACCCCCCACTACTCCTCTAAGTTCATGGACAATAGTCCCTCTACGCTGGATCCCAACGCCTCAGTCTACCAGCCCCTCAAGAAGTGA
- the srfbp1 gene encoding serum response factor-binding protein 1: MINIQEQMLEPPVQDQDKNEESEEEGEEDDGDERQVEESFSKDHDRPEEPRGLEEEAAATDMQEKHPQVLNLNNEVVKMRKEVKRVRALIIRKLARQIAALKKKKGKDTEMERHQRRAARLLEEVHIMKSLPADQVTKTALQKNLNFDQVFKNPKSSLTDRAVTRIATHPQFSKKIDDIKASVKAFGVERRKGGGKAKGQRATLESAKNHEEQEKSGSRPVELPEVADGKEEVEELKDMSDSKAAKSEKKTEKRSADAAAGAGAAAAAAAAPALSSKRSLIGGPESVHSRDVIRIPNSKAAENDCNLQSATVPPPRRAEDAKTDAESDGESAGGEEKEYFDDSTEERFYKQSSQSEDSEDDFFVGKVSKVKKRRKKPKMNEVEKEPDVKKDSSGGGDKLQRELDQLESRLRPKTTTLQSVFCPSLARRKGGGGQEKSRGFGKVKGQKKVDGFTHQQEKAASSKYSKPFPGGSLPGSNTRGFASSQRGVGRGRREAPRQQDPKAGGVFSSQPALHPSWEASRRRKEQQGQILAFQGKKIKFDDDD; encoded by the exons ATGATAAACATCCAGGAGCAAATGCTGGAGCCACCCGTCCAAGACCAAGATAAGAACGAAGAGAGCGAAGAGGAAGGAGAAGAGGACGATGGTGACGAGAGGCAGGTGGAAGAATCATTCAGCAAAGATCATGACAGACCAGAAGAGCCGCGTGGTTtggaggaggaggcagcagcCACAGATATGCAGGAGAAACATCCGCAGGTCCTGAATCTCAACAATGAAGTAGTGAAGATGAGGAAGGAGGTGAAGAGGGTCAGGGCTTTGATCATCAGGAAACTGGCACGTCAGATAGCCGccctgaagaagaagaaggggaaAGACACGGAGATGGAGCGACATCAGAGGAGAGCTGCCAGACTGCTGGAGGAGGTCCACATCATGAAAAGCCTTCCAGCAGACCAG GTCACAAAGACAGCCCTACAGAAGAACCTCAACTTTGACCAGGTGTTCAAAAACCCCAAGTCTAGCTTGACTGATAGAGCGGTTACTCGCATAGCCACCCACCCACAGTTCAGTAAGAAGATTGATGACATCAAAGCATCTGTGAAGGCCTTTGGGGTGGAGCGCCGTAAGGGAGGAGGCAAGGCCAAAGGTCAAAGAGCAACTCTGGAGTCTGCAAAGAATCACGAAGAACAGGAAAAATCAGGAAGTCGTCCCGTGGAATTGCCAGAAGTTGCTGATGGTAAAGAAGAAGTAGAGGAGCTTAAAGACATGAGTGACAGTAAAGCTGCAAAATCTGAGAAGAAAACCGAGAAAAGATCAGccgatgctgctgctggtgctggtgctgctgctgctgctgctgctgctcctgctctgAGCTCCAAACGGTCTTTGATCGGAGGACCAGAGTCTGTCCACAGCAGGGATGTCATCAGAATCCCTAACAGCAAAGCTGCTGAAAATGATTGTAATCTGCAGTCTGCCACTGTGCCCCCCCCGAGAAGAGCGGAGGACGCCAAGACTGACGCCGAGTCTGACGGTGAGTCAGCAGGCGGCGAGGAAAAAGAATACTTTGACGACAGCACAGAGGAGCGCTTTTACAAGCAGTCTTCCCAGTCTGAAGACAGCGAGGACGACTTCTTTGTTGGAAAAGTCAGCAAAGtgaagaaaagaaggaaaaagccCAAAATGAATGAAGTGGAGAAAGAGCCTGACGTGAAGAAGGACTCATCAGGAGGGGGAGACAAACTCCAGAGGGAGCTGGACCAGCTGGAATCCAGGTTAAGACCTAAAACCACCACGCTCCAGTCTGTTTTCTGCCCCTCCTTGGCCAGGAGGAAGGGAGGTGGGGGCCAAGAGAAAAGCAGAGGGTTTGGGAAAGTGAAAGGCCAGAAGAAAGTTGATGGTTTTACCCATCAGCAGGAGAAAGCAGCATCTTCCAAATACAGCAAACCCTTCCCAGGAGGAAGTCTGCCTGGATCAAACACCAGGGGGTTTGCATCCTCCCAAAGAGGGGTGGGACGAGGCAGGCGGGAGGCTCCACGGCAGCAGGATCCAAAGGCGGGAGGCGTCTTCTCCTCTCAGCCAGCGCTCCATCCATCCTGGGAGGCCAGCCGGAGGAGGAAGGAGCAGCAGGGACAAATCCTGGCCTTTCAAGGGAAGAAGATTAAGTTTGATGATGATGACTGA
- the LOC101154792 gene encoding transcription factor E2F6, whose protein sequence is TQSRFAGARLELDVVFSLDTEGDGGFLQPEAPHRSRCDTSLGLLTQKFADMLRHSPDGVLDLNVVCQKLGAPKRRVYDITNVLEGIKLIRKKSKSHIQWLGGHVNLLVNGKVKALEQEEKNLDRLIQNCAYQIRELRGNQQMHRYAYLTYKDIREIPSLKEETVILIKAPPETTLQVPHPEESLQVYLHSVFGPIDALLCSDELVPVESVGAGRCSSLAAGREGSSHTPPFSQVSSGSLLQVSPETTENRVCRVPHHSDLQPKLTQQFLPPSTPLPGSAQPPRTDGPKPTPTVAINVGGEQYLLSLTEDGGIGDLFSAHLDQSPSDVQLL, encoded by the exons ACACAAAGCCGCTTTGCAGGCGCGAG GCTGGAGCTGGACGTTGTTTTCTCTCTGGACACTGAGGGCGATGGCGGCTTCCTGCAACCAGAAG CCCCACACAGGTCGCGCTGCGACACGTCTCTGGGCCTCCTGACGCAGAAGTTTGCAGACATGCTGAGGCACAGCCCTGACGGAGTGTTGGACCTCAACGTGGTCTGCCAGAAGCTCGGTGCGCCCAAGAGGCGGGTTTATGACATCACCAACGTGTTGGAGGGGATCAAGCTCATCAGGAAGAAGTCGAAAAGTCACATTCAGTGGTT GGGGGGGCATGTGAACCTGCTGGTGAATGGGAAGGTGAAGGCTCTGGAACAGGAGGAGAAGAACCTGGACCGCCTCATCCAGAACTGTGCCTACCAGATCAGAGAGCTGCGGGGAAACCAGCAGATGCACAG GTATGCCTATCTGACCTACAAGGACATCCGGGAAATTCCAAGCTTGAAAGAAGAAACGGTCATTTTGATCAAAGCTCCCCCAGAGACGACCCTCCAGGTTCCTCATCCAGAGGAG AGCCTCCAGGTTTAcctccacagtgtttttggGCCCATCGACGCTCTCCTCTGCTCCGATGAGCTGGTTCCTGTGGAGTCTGTTGGAGCCGGCCGCTGCTCCAGCCTCGCCGCCGGCAGGGaaggctcctcccacacacctCCCTTCAGTCAGGTGTCTTCAGGAAGTCTCCTCCAGGTTTCACCTGAGACAACAG AAAACAGAGTCTGCCGAGTCCCTCATCATTCAGACCTGCAGCCAAAGCTGACTCAGCAGTTTCTGCCGCCATCCACCCCTCTTCCAGGCTCCGCCCAGCCGCCCAGGACAGATGGCCCAAAGCCCACGCCCACTGTGGCCATCAACGTTGGCGGGGAGCAGTACCTGCTGAGCCTGACGGAGGACGGCGGCATCGGCGACCTTTTCTCCGCCCATCTGGACCAGTCGCCCTCAGACGTCCAGCTTCTCTGA